Proteins encoded together in one Chitinophaga varians window:
- a CDS encoding SRPBCC domain-containing protein, whose protein sequence is MGTQENITGHTASQGWEIGVKRTFALTPEAAWQIIFSQPVLGVWLDHKAGIAFQKNDTYTTVSGTTITITSVTEVKVIRMKWQAKGQAAASTLQIRVIPAKDKTTVSFHHEWLANNKEREAMKSYWTHVLDEIGKASDN, encoded by the coding sequence ATGGGCACACAGGAAAATATCACCGGGCACACCGCCTCACAGGGTTGGGAAATTGGTGTAAAACGCACCTTCGCTCTCACCCCCGAAGCTGCATGGCAAATAATTTTCAGTCAGCCGGTCCTCGGTGTATGGCTGGACCATAAAGCCGGCATCGCCTTTCAGAAAAACGATACTTACACCACTGTTTCCGGAACAACTATCACCATCACCAGTGTCACCGAAGTAAAAGTCATCCGCATGAAATGGCAGGCCAAAGGACAGGCAGCCGCTTCCACCTTACAGATCAGGGTCATTCCGGCAAAAGATAAAACGACCGTCAGCTTTCATCATGAATGGCTGGCCAACAACAAAGAACGCGAAGCGATGAAGTCCTACTGGACGCATGTGCTGGATGAAATCGGAAAGGCATCAGACAATTAA
- a CDS encoding Pls/PosA family non-ribosomal peptide synthetase, protein MNTTGSKIMNGYSIVQGPQLQELLHQETLADIFRQSVKEHAHHTALIFQHQSLTYAEMDHWSDAVAAMLQARGIGPGSVVGVWWPRGLELHAAILGIVKAGAAYVPLDREMPAERVEGVLTEVKAAACFSEESLHLDAAILSVPPVPDITETFTLTAGPSPDNIAYVLYTSGSTGKPKGIPISHRQICHLVRAEQTVLKITSHDKVYQGFSVSFDMWCEETWVSYFAGATLWVADATTAKAIDELGSVLRDEKITILHAVPSLLAVMEDDIPTLRLINAGGEACTPQVLARWGAPPRTFYNSYGPTETTVSATFAALKPGDAITIGHPLPNYNMAVVDDKLNILPLGERGELVITGPGVGNGYVDRPELTREKFVPKPASMDMVPGDMVYRTGDAAIILPDGNIDFQGRLDDQIKLRGYRIELGEIENRLNAIIGVISAAVAVKKDNNEQDQLVGYVVMENTQAFDESFFRAELAKVLPPYMVPGTILELDDMPRLPSGKINRKALPLPPAFAQPVTHEAIDTSAPLQDRVLAILTKVFPDRNINLQQDFFTDLGGHSLLAAAFVSRLRREANVPQASLKDIYIHRPLQALVDTWNVQPQNSKKKERSFNEVPWWRHLACWAAQSVSLLVIFGLFAMQIFLPYLGYYYIEQETSHLGYAIITALCMFCLLPPVFSALIIIIKWLVIGKMKAGDYPLWGQYYFRWWLVKTMQRLMPSQFLNGTPLYPAYLRMLGVKIASDAQLAAVTIGAEDLVTIGSDVSISSQAVINNAWVEDGWLKLRSVHLDDHAYIGSSAVIAGDTVMEPWSELQDLSYLPANSRIGTCEVWYGSPAQLKVKKEMSEMPQPLPVSAATRRKYSLIFSLFLLVFPFTVLLPLLPTIITLNQLDNAAPDYNFNYMVITPSLALSYIILFTAQTVVLSRLLQWGIKPGTYPIYSLFYVRKWFADQLMSLTLIVIHPIFATVYISSLFRALGARIGKNTEVSTASSVTHPLLEIGNGAFIADAVTLGESDVRGQQLILEKTIIHDTSFVGNSALIPQGYVLPPNMLIGVLSTPPTKEQLANSTARDWFGSPAIALPRRQESRFFPPELTTNPSPQRRMARGLAEFIRILIPETMVICCSILFIAYGHDLVTEQAWWQILLKLPFYYLFFLGMPAFLFTVMMKWILTGKYHAIQNPMWTSKVWRSEGTTSTYEALSVPFLLDFLRGTPWLPVLLRLLGVKTGYRVWLNTTDITEFDMVEIGTDAALNEDSGPQTHLFEDRVMKIGPIKIGDRASIGARTIILYDSEIGDDVNIAPLSLVMKGEKLQPHTDWTGSPIRPE, encoded by the coding sequence ATGAATACTACGGGAAGCAAAATTATGAACGGCTATAGTATAGTACAAGGACCCCAGCTTCAGGAATTGTTGCATCAGGAAACACTGGCGGATATCTTCAGACAATCTGTTAAAGAGCATGCTCATCATACTGCTCTGATCTTTCAACATCAGTCCCTCACCTACGCTGAAATGGACCACTGGAGCGATGCAGTGGCTGCCATGTTGCAGGCACGCGGCATAGGCCCCGGCAGCGTGGTAGGCGTATGGTGGCCCCGCGGACTGGAACTGCATGCGGCCATCCTGGGCATCGTAAAGGCCGGCGCGGCCTATGTGCCGCTGGACCGCGAAATGCCCGCCGAAAGAGTGGAAGGCGTGCTCACCGAAGTAAAGGCCGCCGCCTGCTTCAGTGAAGAATCGCTGCACCTGGACGCGGCCATCCTCTCCGTTCCGCCGGTACCGGACATAACGGAAACCTTTACGCTCACGGCCGGCCCCTCGCCCGACAATATCGCCTACGTATTATATACCTCCGGCAGCACCGGCAAACCCAAAGGCATCCCCATCTCGCACCGCCAGATATGCCACCTGGTAAGAGCGGAACAGACCGTCCTGAAAATTACCTCGCACGACAAGGTATACCAGGGCTTCTCTGTATCTTTTGATATGTGGTGCGAAGAAACATGGGTCAGCTACTTCGCCGGCGCCACCCTCTGGGTAGCCGATGCCACCACTGCCAAAGCCATCGATGAACTCGGCAGTGTGCTGCGCGATGAAAAAATTACCATCCTCCATGCCGTACCCAGCCTGCTGGCCGTCATGGAAGACGATATACCCACTCTCCGCCTGATCAATGCAGGCGGCGAAGCCTGCACGCCACAAGTACTGGCCCGGTGGGGCGCCCCTCCCAGGACCTTCTACAACAGCTACGGCCCTACGGAAACAACGGTCAGCGCCACCTTCGCAGCCCTCAAACCCGGCGATGCCATTACCATCGGTCATCCCCTGCCCAATTACAATATGGCGGTGGTAGACGATAAACTCAATATTCTCCCCCTCGGAGAAAGAGGGGAACTGGTGATCACCGGCCCCGGCGTAGGCAACGGCTACGTCGACCGCCCCGAGCTCACCCGCGAAAAATTCGTACCCAAGCCGGCGTCCATGGACATGGTCCCCGGCGATATGGTTTACCGTACCGGCGACGCGGCCATCATCCTCCCCGATGGCAATATCGACTTCCAGGGCCGCCTCGACGATCAGATAAAACTGCGCGGCTACCGTATCGAGCTCGGCGAAATAGAAAACCGCCTCAATGCTATCATCGGCGTGATATCTGCTGCCGTAGCAGTGAAAAAAGACAATAATGAACAAGACCAGCTGGTAGGATATGTGGTGATGGAAAACACGCAGGCTTTCGATGAAAGCTTCTTCCGCGCGGAACTGGCAAAAGTACTACCTCCTTACATGGTGCCTGGCACTATCCTCGAACTGGACGACATGCCACGCCTCCCCAGCGGAAAAATCAACCGTAAGGCGCTGCCACTGCCACCGGCTTTCGCACAGCCCGTCACCCACGAAGCGATAGATACCAGCGCACCGCTGCAAGACAGGGTGCTGGCCATTCTCACCAAAGTGTTCCCCGACAGGAACATTAACCTGCAACAGGACTTTTTCACCGACCTTGGCGGACACTCCCTGCTGGCCGCCGCTTTCGTGTCCCGCTTACGCCGCGAAGCCAATGTGCCGCAGGCGTCGCTGAAAGATATTTATATACATCGGCCGCTCCAGGCGCTCGTAGATACCTGGAACGTACAGCCGCAAAACAGTAAGAAAAAGGAACGCAGCTTTAATGAAGTGCCCTGGTGGCGCCACCTCGCCTGCTGGGCAGCACAGAGCGTTTCCCTGCTGGTGATCTTCGGCCTGTTTGCCATGCAGATATTCCTGCCTTACCTGGGATACTACTACATTGAACAGGAAACCAGTCACCTGGGATACGCCATTATTACGGCACTGTGCATGTTCTGCCTGCTGCCGCCCGTTTTCTCCGCACTGATCATCATCATCAAATGGCTGGTCATCGGCAAAATGAAAGCAGGCGACTACCCACTGTGGGGACAATACTATTTCCGCTGGTGGCTGGTGAAAACCATGCAACGCCTCATGCCTTCCCAGTTCCTTAACGGCACGCCGCTGTATCCTGCTTACCTGCGGATGCTGGGCGTGAAGATCGCCTCTGATGCACAGCTGGCAGCTGTCACCATCGGCGCGGAAGACCTGGTGACCATCGGCAGCGATGTCAGCATCAGCTCCCAGGCGGTTATCAATAATGCCTGGGTAGAAGACGGTTGGCTCAAACTACGTTCCGTACATCTCGATGACCACGCCTATATCGGCAGCAGCGCTGTCATCGCCGGCGACACCGTCATGGAACCATGGAGCGAACTGCAGGACCTCAGCTACCTGCCCGCCAACAGCCGCATCGGTACCTGTGAAGTATGGTATGGCAGCCCAGCGCAACTGAAAGTGAAAAAAGAAATGAGCGAAATGCCGCAGCCACTGCCGGTATCAGCAGCTACCCGCAGGAAATACAGCCTTATCTTTTCACTGTTCCTGCTGGTATTCCCTTTCACCGTCCTGCTGCCACTGCTGCCCACCATCATCACGCTCAACCAGCTCGACAACGCCGCGCCGGATTATAATTTCAACTATATGGTCATCACACCATCACTGGCATTGAGTTATATTATCCTGTTCACTGCGCAGACCGTTGTCCTGAGCCGCCTGTTGCAATGGGGCATCAAACCCGGCACCTACCCTATCTACAGCCTGTTTTATGTACGCAAATGGTTTGCCGACCAGCTGATGTCGCTCACGCTGATCGTTATCCATCCTATCTTTGCAACAGTATATATCTCCAGCCTGTTCCGCGCGCTGGGCGCCCGTATCGGTAAAAACACGGAAGTGTCTACCGCCAGCAGCGTTACCCACCCGCTGCTCGAAATCGGCAATGGCGCCTTTATCGCTGATGCCGTTACCCTCGGCGAATCCGATGTACGCGGGCAACAACTGATCCTCGAAAAAACAATCATACACGATACCAGCTTCGTCGGCAACAGCGCACTGATCCCGCAGGGATATGTATTGCCGCCCAACATGCTGATAGGTGTATTGTCCACACCGCCCACAAAAGAACAGCTGGCCAACAGCACCGCGCGCGACTGGTTCGGCTCTCCCGCCATCGCACTGCCACGCCGCCAGGAAAGCCGTTTCTTTCCACCGGAACTGACCACCAACCCATCTCCCCAACGGAGAATGGCCAGAGGCCTGGCAGAATTTATCCGTATCCTTATACCGGAAACAATGGTCATCTGTTGCAGTATCCTCTTCATCGCCTACGGGCATGACCTGGTAACTGAACAAGCCTGGTGGCAGATATTACTTAAACTGCCTTTCTACTATCTATTTTTCCTCGGTATGCCGGCATTCCTTTTCACCGTCATGATGAAATGGATACTGACAGGTAAATACCACGCTATACAGAATCCTATGTGGACGTCTAAAGTGTGGCGCAGCGAAGGCACCACTTCCACCTATGAAGCGCTGTCTGTGCCATTCCTGCTCGACTTCCTCCGGGGCACGCCATGGCTGCCGGTTTTACTGCGCCTGCTGGGCGTAAAAACAGGCTACCGCGTATGGCTCAACACCACCGACATCACGGAGTTTGATATGGTGGAAATAGGCACCGACGCTGCCCTCAATGAAGACAGCGGGCCACAGACCCACCTGTTTGAAGACCGTGTCATGAAAATCGGCCCCATCAAAATCGGCGACCGCGCCAGCATCGGGGCACGTACCATTATCCTCTATGATAGCGAAATCGGTGATGATGTAAATATCGCACCACTGTCGCTCGTCATGAAAGGAGAAAAACTGCAGCCTCACACTGACTGGACCGGCAGCCCTATCAGACCGGAATAA
- a CDS encoding GNAT family N-acetyltransferase: MITITPIRIKDHYELLSAMLKELHLSELEFFPKTAAWEDIQADYMQHVISTQEENDGTCLLAAKDGEPAGFIFAYVEEPDESRIEDYTGNTLYVSDGYVAPAFRRMGIYRQLNDALEAIYIQKGVRRIVRYTLSNNLRMQQFLASQQYEPVRLVYEKWLTPDGKEAIKLF; the protein is encoded by the coding sequence ATGATAACGATTACGCCCATACGCATAAAAGATCATTACGAGCTCCTTTCAGCAATGCTGAAGGAGCTCCATTTATCTGAACTGGAATTTTTCCCGAAAACAGCCGCCTGGGAAGATATTCAGGCGGACTATATGCAACACGTCATTTCCACACAGGAAGAAAATGACGGTACCTGCCTGCTCGCTGCGAAAGACGGCGAACCGGCAGGCTTTATTTTCGCTTATGTAGAAGAACCGGACGAAAGCCGCATCGAAGATTATACCGGCAACACCCTCTATGTCTCTGATGGTTATGTGGCGCCCGCCTTCCGCCGCATGGGTATCTACCGGCAGCTCAACGACGCGCTGGAAGCCATCTACATCCAAAAAGGCGTCCGGAGAATAGTGCGTTATACACTCAGCAATAACCTGCGGATGCAGCAGTTCCTGGCATCTCAGCAGTATGAACCCGTGAGGCTGGTGTATGAAAAATGGCTTACGCCGGATGGAAAAGAAGCGATCAAATTATTTTAG
- a CDS encoding DUF2264 domain-containing protein produces MDRRFFLKAVPMAGIAGSLKTDKSMLADLAAPPPVNDRAYNLDLLLRISRPVIEHLSKGKLVANMPTEVAPHYSKPVRKVTYLEAFGRTLAGLAPWLELGWDNTMEGSKRIEMLELTHKAMAQAVDPSSPDFMNFTGQFDAQPLVDGAFLAHGLIRAPEQVWQPLSDRTKQQTVDALKSLRSIKAFSTNNWVLFAAMIEIALLRFGGGWDRKPVDFAIEKIMEWYKGDSIYGDGPHFHYDYYNSFVIQPMLVDVLKVLTEKGEGGKEQYELALKRMQRYGAILERQISPEGTFPVVGRSMPYRNGAFQALAQLALERKLPAELQPAQVRCALTAVNKRIFEAPDTFDKNGWLQIGFCGHQPEIADVYTSTGSLYLCTTGFLDLGLPAHDPYWSAPAAEWTAQKVWKGKPVQKDHAIDV; encoded by the coding sequence TTGGACAGACGTTTTTTTCTCAAGGCTGTGCCGATGGCCGGTATAGCCGGTTCGCTGAAGACAGATAAAAGCATGCTGGCAGATCTGGCGGCACCACCGCCCGTGAATGACCGTGCCTATAATCTGGACCTGTTACTACGTATAAGCCGTCCCGTTATAGAGCATCTCAGTAAAGGGAAACTGGTGGCCAATATGCCTACCGAAGTAGCGCCGCATTACAGCAAACCGGTACGTAAAGTGACTTACCTGGAAGCCTTCGGCAGAACGCTGGCCGGCCTGGCGCCATGGCTGGAACTGGGATGGGACAATACCATGGAAGGCAGCAAACGGATTGAAATGCTGGAGCTTACCCACAAAGCGATGGCGCAGGCAGTAGATCCTTCCTCTCCGGACTTTATGAATTTTACCGGGCAGTTTGATGCGCAGCCGCTGGTAGACGGCGCCTTTCTGGCACATGGCCTGATACGCGCGCCGGAACAGGTCTGGCAGCCATTGTCCGACCGTACGAAACAACAAACGGTGGACGCCCTGAAAAGCCTGCGCAGCATCAAAGCCTTTAGTACCAATAACTGGGTGCTGTTTGCCGCGATGATTGAAATTGCGTTGCTGCGGTTCGGCGGCGGGTGGGACCGCAAGCCGGTGGACTTTGCCATTGAGAAAATCATGGAGTGGTACAAAGGAGACAGTATCTACGGCGATGGCCCTCATTTCCACTACGACTATTACAATTCTTTTGTGATACAGCCGATGCTGGTAGATGTACTTAAAGTACTGACGGAGAAAGGCGAAGGCGGTAAAGAACAATATGAGCTGGCCCTGAAGCGGATGCAACGCTACGGGGCTATCCTCGAAAGGCAGATTTCACCGGAAGGGACCTTCCCGGTAGTAGGCCGCTCGATGCCCTACCGCAACGGTGCTTTCCAGGCGCTGGCACAACTGGCCCTTGAAAGGAAACTGCCGGCGGAACTGCAGCCGGCACAGGTACGTTGCGCACTAACGGCGGTGAATAAACGAATTTTTGAAGCGCCGGATACTTTTGATAAAAACGGCTGGCTACAGATTGGTTTCTGTGGTCATCAGCCGGAGATAGCCGATGTATATACTTCTACCGGCAGCCTTTATCTATGCACCACCGGTTTCCTGGATTTGGGATTGCCGGCGCATGACCCTTACTGGAGCGCTCCTGCTGCGGAGTGGACGGCACAGAAAGTATGGAAGGGAAAGCCTGTTCAGAAAGACCATGCTATTGATGTGTAG
- a CDS encoding glycoside hydrolase family 88 protein — protein sequence MKKNLFFTLLLLPAMFMQSYAQSGKANQALLRKADETLQFAARQYKLMMNHVPDTVLPRSTNKDGSLMTSNAGWWTSGFYPGTTWSLYEYTKDPAFKTEALKRMALCQKNEFNTRTHDLGFMMYCPFGNALRITGDTAYKRILLNSARSLSTRFNPTVGCIKSWDHGTWKFPVIIDNMMNLELLTWATRESGDPQFDKIARTHANTTMKNHFRPDYSSYHVIDYDPATGAVLQKKTHQGLADSSAWSRGQAWGLYGYTMMYRETKDKAYLDQARHIAEYILNHPHMPADLIPYWDYDAPDIPNAPRDVSAGAVAASALLELSRYTNKTEGKRYWNAAEKMLTSLCSPAYLAKEGENNDFILMHSVGSLPHQSEVDVPLTYADYYFVEALLRYKQWAK from the coding sequence ATGAAAAAGAACCTGTTCTTTACCCTGCTGCTGTTGCCTGCAATGTTTATGCAATCGTATGCACAGTCTGGTAAAGCCAACCAGGCATTGCTTCGCAAAGCCGATGAAACACTGCAGTTTGCCGCCAGACAATATAAACTGATGATGAACCATGTGCCGGACACCGTGCTGCCCCGCAGCACCAATAAAGACGGCAGCCTGATGACTTCCAACGCCGGTTGGTGGACATCCGGATTTTATCCCGGCACTACCTGGTCCCTGTACGAATACACGAAAGACCCGGCTTTTAAAACAGAAGCCCTCAAACGGATGGCGCTCTGTCAGAAAAACGAATTCAACACCCGCACGCACGATCTCGGATTTATGATGTATTGCCCTTTCGGCAACGCCCTGCGCATTACCGGCGATACAGCGTATAAACGTATTTTGCTTAACAGCGCCCGGTCTTTGTCCACCCGCTTTAACCCTACGGTAGGCTGCATCAAATCATGGGACCACGGCACCTGGAAATTCCCGGTGATCATCGACAATATGATGAACCTGGAACTGCTGACATGGGCCACCCGCGAATCCGGCGATCCTCAGTTTGACAAGATAGCCCGCACGCATGCCAACACCACGATGAAAAATCATTTCCGTCCGGACTACAGTTCCTATCACGTTATTGACTATGATCCTGCCACCGGCGCCGTATTGCAAAAGAAAACACATCAGGGGCTGGCAGACAGCTCTGCCTGGTCACGCGGTCAGGCCTGGGGGCTGTATGGCTATACCATGATGTACCGTGAAACCAAAGACAAAGCATATCTGGACCAGGCCCGTCATATTGCTGAATATATCCTGAACCATCCGCATATGCCGGCCGACCTGATTCCTTACTGGGATTATGACGCACCGGACATTCCAAATGCACCGCGTGATGTTTCCGCCGGCGCCGTAGCCGCTTCCGCCTTACTGGAACTGAGCCGCTACACCAACAAAACAGAAGGCAAACGTTACTGGAACGCCGCAGAGAAAATGCTCACCAGTCTTTGCAGCCCGGCGTACCTGGCCAAAGAAGGAGAGAACAACGATTTTATTTTGATGCATAGCGTAGGTTCCCTGCCTCACCAGTCTGAGGTGGACGTACCGCTTACCTACGCCGACTATTATTTTGTGGAAGCTTTACTGCGTTACAAACAGTGGGCTAAATAA
- a CDS encoding LacI family DNA-binding transcriptional regulator: MSKRTEKTIVDIAEELKLSVSTVSRALNDNPNISARTKDRVKKMARKLGYRPNALAAGLRNNKSKTIGLIIPRISMFFPAAISTIIQNKLQEHGYNLIICQSNDSYDQEVALVNTLYSARVDGLVVSTTLYTTDFSHFDVFKDNNIPLVFFDRVPKDYNVKVIKGDDYLGGFTATSHLIERGCKDIVHISGPLTCNLYLERVAGYKSALQQHKLPFRKTRVFYQELTRDNAWQACEKIFAQKPYPDGIFASNDTTAITIMEYCRKINLRVPEDLKIVGYSNDPRTEIVTPPITSVDQYAAMMGERVVAALMELVTSRQTGAPRYSQEIIPIQLIARESSAANTKAASKKK; the protein is encoded by the coding sequence ATGAGCAAACGTACAGAAAAAACAATCGTTGATATCGCAGAAGAACTGAAGTTATCGGTATCTACTGTATCCCGCGCACTGAACGACAATCCTAACATCAGCGCACGTACGAAAGACAGGGTTAAAAAGATGGCCCGCAAACTGGGCTACCGCCCTAATGCGCTGGCTGCCGGTTTACGCAACAACAAAAGCAAAACCATCGGCCTGATCATTCCGCGTATCTCCATGTTTTTTCCCGCTGCCATCAGTACCATTATCCAGAATAAATTACAGGAACACGGCTACAACCTGATCATTTGCCAGTCCAACGACTCCTATGACCAGGAAGTAGCCCTGGTCAATACACTGTATTCCGCCCGGGTAGACGGCCTGGTAGTCAGCACTACGCTGTATACTACGGACTTTTCCCATTTTGATGTGTTTAAAGACAATAATATCCCGCTGGTATTTTTTGACCGCGTGCCCAAAGATTACAATGTAAAAGTGATCAAGGGAGATGATTACCTGGGAGGGTTTACCGCTACCAGTCACCTGATTGAAAGAGGATGTAAAGACATTGTGCATATCTCCGGGCCGCTAACCTGTAACCTTTACCTGGAGCGGGTAGCAGGATACAAAAGCGCTTTGCAGCAACATAAACTGCCTTTCCGTAAAACCAGGGTTTTTTACCAGGAGCTTACGCGCGACAACGCATGGCAGGCCTGCGAAAAAATTTTCGCGCAGAAGCCTTATCCCGATGGCATTTTCGCGTCTAATGATACTACTGCCATTACGATCATGGAGTACTGCCGCAAAATCAACCTACGGGTGCCGGAAGACCTGAAGATAGTAGGTTATTCCAATGACCCCAGGACCGAAATCGTTACGCCGCCTATCACCAGCGTAGACCAATACGCGGCCATGATGGGCGAGCGGGTGGTAGCAGCGCTGATGGAACTGGTCACCAGCCGTCAGACCGGTGCCCCGCGCTATTCCCAGGAGATCATTCCTATTCAGCTGATAGCCAGAGAATCCAGTGCCGCCAATACAAAGGCCGCCTCGAAAAAGAAATAA
- a CDS encoding SDR family oxidoreductase, protein MDLFQLKGKTALVTGCKRGIGKAMAVALASAGADIIGVSASLELHGSEVEKEVTALGRSFKAYQSDFSNRESLYAFIHRLQQDVKTIDILVNNAGTILRKPAAEHPDEYWDEVININLNAQFILTREIGKGMIERGAGKIIFTASLLTFQGGINVPGYAASKGAVGSLVKAFANEWAGRGVNVNAIAPGYIATDNTAALRADEKRSTSILDRIPAGRWGEPEDFAGPVIFLASKAADYVHGTILTVDGGWMGR, encoded by the coding sequence ATGGACCTGTTTCAATTGAAAGGAAAAACCGCGCTCGTTACCGGTTGTAAGCGAGGTATCGGAAAAGCGATGGCGGTGGCGCTGGCCTCCGCCGGCGCAGACATCATCGGCGTATCAGCCTCCCTGGAATTGCATGGCAGCGAAGTGGAGAAAGAGGTGACAGCGCTGGGCCGCAGTTTTAAAGCCTACCAGAGCGACTTCTCCAACCGCGAGTCATTGTATGCCTTTATCCACCGGTTACAGCAGGATGTAAAGACTATTGACATCCTTGTCAACAATGCCGGCACTATTCTCCGGAAACCGGCAGCAGAGCATCCGGACGAGTACTGGGACGAGGTGATCAACATCAACCTGAATGCCCAGTTTATCCTTACCCGTGAAATCGGTAAGGGGATGATTGAAAGAGGCGCCGGAAAGATTATCTTTACAGCCTCATTGCTCACCTTCCAGGGTGGGATCAATGTGCCGGGATATGCCGCCAGCAAAGGGGCGGTAGGCTCACTGGTGAAAGCGTTCGCCAACGAATGGGCCGGCAGGGGCGTGAACGTCAATGCGATCGCTCCGGGCTATATCGCCACCGACAACACGGCAGCCCTGAGGGCGGATGAAAAACGCAGTACCTCCATACTGGACCGGATACCGGCAGGACGCTGGGGCGAACCGGAAGACTTTGCGGGGCCCGTTATTTTCCTCGCTTCCAAAGCTGCTGATTATGTACATGGTACCATACTTACAGTAGACGGTGGCTGGATGGGCAGATAA